A region of bacterium DNA encodes the following proteins:
- a CDS encoding type II toxin-antitoxin system RelE/ParE family toxin — translation MIKSFKCRETEKIFNRLFSHKLPHNIQKVAFRKLRMLNRANILNDLRVPPSNHLEALHSERKGQFSIRINDQWRICFEWLEHDASNVEIVDYH, via the coding sequence ATGATAAAATCATTTAAGTGCAGGGAAACTGAAAAAATATTTAATCGCCTTTTTTCGCATAAGCTTCCCCATAATATCCAAAAAGTTGCGTTTCGAAAATTAAGGATGTTAAACAGGGCGAACATATTAAATGATTTACGTGTTCCACCTTCGAATCATCTCGAGGCATTACACAGTGAGAGAAAAGGACAATTCAGCATTCGAATAAATGACCAGTGGAGAATTTGTTTTGAATGGTTAGAACACGACGCTTCAAATGTCGAAATAGTTGATTATCATTAG
- a CDS encoding HigA family addiction module antitoxin — MSRKKIEPIHPGEILNEEFLKPMNLSQNKLANDIGISPRRINEIVHGKRRITADTALRLAHYFKMSPQFWLGLQMDYDLDIEEDRLAARIEKEVGVYFNDLTLAKA, encoded by the coding sequence ATGAGCAGAAAAAAAATAGAACCCATTCATCCCGGAGAAATATTAAACGAAGAATTTCTCAAACCAATGAATTTAAGCCAGAACAAATTAGCCAATGATATTGGAATTTCACCGCGCAGGATTAATGAAATAGTGCATGGGAAAAGAAGAATTACGGCTGACACGGCTCTTCGTTTGGCGCATTATTTCAAAATGTCTCCGCAGTTTTGGCTTGGCTTACAGATGGATTACGATCTTGATATTGAAGAAGACCGGCTTGCCGCACGAATTGAAAAAGAAGTTGGAGTTTATTTTAACGACTTAACTTTAGCAAAAGCATAA